The DNA window CTGTCTGACCTCGGTGTGACCAAAACCCATTCTCGTCCCCATGTGTCCAATGACAACCCTTATTCCGAAGCGCAGTTCAAGACCCTCAAGTACCAGCCTCAATTTCCCAAACAGTTTGGCTCAATTGAAGATGCTCGCACCTTTTGTCAAACCTTTTTCCAGTGGTATAACCACGACCATCACCATAGCGGTATCGGCTTGTTAACACCTGCGATCTTGCACTACGGACAAGCCCCGGCCGTGACGCAACAAAGACAGCAGGTGTTGCAAGCTACATACCTCACCCATCCAGAACGTTTTGTCAAAGGTTTGCCAATGCCTCCTGCCATTCCTACAGAAGCTTGGATTAATCCGCCGGTAGTTTCCACTGCCCAGGGACAAGAGCAACACTAATTTCTCGCTCTACGTTGTCTCATTCTTGTTGACACATTCCGCGGCTCGAATCAACAATTGACTGTTGCTACGCCTGGGTTGGACAAACAGATCGTAGATATCGGCTTCGCGGTCGCCCACATGCACTATGCACACGCTCTCATCGAGCCCTTGTTCGGCTGCTGTTAACGTGTCGAGCCAGCGCTGACTCTCCTTCTCACGGGTAGCTTTCTTCCGCCGGTCTCCCCGCTTGCCAGTCCGCTCCGCGCGTGTCCAGGTGTGCTGATGCAAGAGTCCCAACGGTGCGCCACTGCCACTGACGGCAAAGCAACTATGCACTTTAATCCCTTGCTGCTGGCTCTGGTTGATAAAGCCCAAGCCACTGGTCTGTTGCAAACCACTGAAGTTTAAGTCCGTGGTGTCTTGAATCGCCAGCACGACTGCTGCCGCATTGGCTCGCTCCACCACACTGCCGCGATGACTCGCCAAAATCTGTGTCGGTTGCACCCGCTCATTCGTCCAAAACCGATAGATACTCTGACTCTTAGAGGCGCTCCCACCCGCCTGTGGCACACTTGCTTCAGGCTGCTCAGCTAACAGGCGCACCGTTTCCCGTAAGCGTTGTCCATGCCGAAAATCACTGAAGGGATGACTTTTGATTTCTTAGCGTGCCCAATCGCGCATGATGACCTCTCGCTAGATGACTCAACAACTGTCATTAAAGCTCTCACACCCGATGCTTTGAAGCGATGCCCTGTAACACTTCTACGCACTTGTGCCTAATGGATAGATCAGGAAGGTGAGCCGATCTATCCAGTGGGCCAAGCTCAGATTAGTCGCATCACCTTCTATCGACCGGGTGAGCTACCGGGCATCGTCTTGGAGTCTGCCCCCGAAACCACACCTGAGCTGAGACATTGCGTCGTTCCCGTTCCTTCGCGTCCCGTCACCTGTGAGACCGGGGAAGACTGCTCCAAGTGTCTGGCCCTGGCAGGTCATCTCCAGCGAGAGGCTGATGCGGTCGAAGCGGAGCATCAACCCTATCACCACCAGGCGAACTGGTTGCAGCGGTTGTTCTCCAAGGGCTAGAGGGCCGTCAGTCAAGGCGCCTGATGCTGCCATTGTGATGATTCATGTCCTGTAATCCTCCCAATACGGGATATTAGGCACTGCCGTGGTATGGATGGATAGCCCCATTCCATGTGTCCCCGTGTCTAATGACCCTTCCCAGCAGACCCCACCGAATGTTCCAGGCTCATTGCTTGATGGAAGTGTGCCTCCAGCGACGACGGGTGGTGTGTCTGCATCCCCTGATGGTGGTGGTCAAATACCGCCTCCTGATGCCAGTGCTTCCGTAGCCACTAAAGGTGTGTCAGGTGGAGCTAAACCTGAACTGCCCCCTCCTCTTACTGAGCAGGCTGTGAAAGCTAAGGTTCAACAGATTCGGATGCAACGCTTACGGAAGGCAGAGAAGCCAACTCCTGAGGAAGACTGGGAAAGAGCCATCTATGAACTTCAGTTGACACGCTGGCAAAAGTTTTGTCAGTGGACTGGGTTAGGGGAAAAGAATGGTTGGGACGTGGCGCAGCTACTCACTGTACCTATTATGTTGGCACTTGTGACAGCGGGTTTGGGTGAGTATGCCAAATCAAGGGAGCAGCAACAACAAAAGGCCGATAAGGAGAAGGCACAGACACTTGCGGATGATAAGGCCAAACAGGACACTCTGGTGAAGTACCTAGATCAGATGGCAGGCTCATTCAAAGATGGTCTGTTGAAGGCTAAATACGGCGATGACAAGTTCATTGTGGCTCAATCAAGAACCGTGTTGGTATTGCAATCACTGGATAGGAAGCGACAGCAACTCGTGATCCAATTCTTGAATGCATCAGATCTCAAGCAGGTGGGTGATGATGAGGATACTAAGAAGTTCTTGGAGAAACTAGACCCGTCAAATCGTCATAAACTGCCCAAGAACGTCAGGTTAGGGTTGCTGTATCAAGCACAAATGGTGAAAGCAAACTTGGCAAACAGTGATCTGAGTGGGGCTACTCTGATTAGGGCAAATCTTGAGGGCGCCAACTTAGGATGTAATCCTCTTGATACCAAAGAGCTTGAGCATTGTAGTGATTTGAGTTGGATTGATTTTAGGGGTGCCAAACTCATTCGTGCCAACCTCAATGGTGCTGACCTCAGTCGTGCCGATCTCAGTCGTGCCGACCTCCAGAATGCTAACCTCAATGGTGCCGACTTCAGTGGTGCCAACCTTCAGGGTGCCTGGTTCGATCGTGCCAACCTCAGGAACGCTATCCTGCTCCGCACCGATCTTGCTAGTGCCAAAGAACTCACTCTAAAACAACTGACAGGGAAGGATGCTCCTCTATTGTGCAACGTGCGCTTCCCTGATTACATTACAGGAATAGACTCCTATCGAGATTGCGATCGCATCGCACAAGAGTTTGTAAAGCTTGACCCAAAAACCTTCCCTGACTTGCAATCAGCTCAAAACGATGTGAATGAGTGGCGTCAATGGAAATTTGACTAGTCCCATCTTGAGAATCCCCACCAGGCCAACCCCACAGCTGCTATTGGGAGATGCCATCCTGCCATGATCTCAGACCCCTCCACCCCATCACCCCCACTTCCGTCGGGGTTAGGGGATAGAGGAAGCCGCCCACTGCAGAAGCTCAGGGCAATCGGAGGATAAATGGGAACACAGGGAAGCTATTCTGACACCCCTATTCTCAGTGCCGCTCCGGCCCATAAGCCCCTCCCCTCCCCAATCATTGCCCCACATCACTTCACCTCCCCCTCCGACCACATCACCCTCACCCCCGCCGCATCATAGAAGTCCGCTGACTCCTGCACCAGCCTTCCCCCCCCTTCCCCCAACAGCAACGACAGCCACACCTTAGAAAGGGGCAGTCCCACCGCAGCAGGCAGCTCCAGCAGGGGAATCCCGCCCTTATCCACCGCTTTTGATGCTCCTTGCCTGCGACTCAAACTCGCCCATCGATGTTGCAAGTACTGGCCCACAGCAGCAATCCAACCTGAGATATCCTCATCGTAAGCCAGTGCCTTCAACTGCCGCTCTATCTCCTCATCCCGCAGGGGTTCAGGGGGCGGTAGCTCCTTTAAGAAGGCCGCTTTCTCCTCATCCATCTCATAGAACGCCTCTGTTTCCCCCTCCCCTCCTGTAACCCTTAAGGGAGACCGCCAACGGGGAATAGGGGGTGCCTCAATCAGGAACTCACTCACATCAACCTCAGTGGAGCTAATAATCAGGCCCGCCAGGTCATCGGCACTCAATAGCACATCCGTGGGGCGATGCTTCTGTTCCCATGCCGCTAAGCTCTCCTCTGCCCGTTGCAAGACCAGCTCACTGAGGCGCAGCAGAACATCTGATACGATTCCCATCTGAATGACCAGAGGGCGATCGCCAATGACCGCTTCCAGGTGCTCTATCGCCTGAGCGATTCGCATCTCGATTCGCATTCAGGGCATCTGTTCGAGGGAGGCTAACCAATCCCAGAGCAGTTGGATGGGCAGAGAGGTTGATAGGGCTGGAGGGAGAGGAGATTCAGTCATGGTGAGCCAGCTTAGGAGAGGAGGGGCATCTCACTGCCACCAGTCTATGCTGATGCTGGGGAGAAGAGAACACCCACAGCCTTTTCGGAGAACATGCACCAAGAGCGGAAAGAGGTTTATCATATCTTCACTCCGCTCACTGTAGCTGCACGGTTGGAGTGCCGGAGTTGCCTGGAGGAAACTGGTAAAGGTCTCACCGGTACTCCTGCATTTCTATGTCTATTTTTTGCAACCCTGCTTCTCGTCTTGGCTCCACTGCTTCAAATCGCTCGTCTTTGTTACTGGGACTGATGGGATGGGGGATGTTCTCGTTGGGACTCCTGGGAAATCCTGAGCCAGGAATCAGCCAGAACGTTCAAGTCGCGCGCACCAGGGGACGACAGCTTCAACCCCAACGAGTTGAACTTCCAGCACCCACAGTTGAGGGTGCAAAGAGGATTAACCCTTATACGGCTGAAATTGTCACTCAAAATCAGACCCTGACATTGAGTGGAACAGCCCCAGCGGGCACAACCCTGAAGCTGCGTTTTTATGCCCAGCGCCGCCGTCAAGAGTTGCAACCAGTGGTTCAACCGGATGGCTCCTGGTCAATCCCACTAACGGTTCCGTTGCCAGAAGGTCGGAATGAGCTATACCTGTCTGCTACTGCCCTAAAAGACAACCACAGAAGTTCAGGGCTGCAACTGGTTATCGTTGTAGACAGGACGCTTCCAACCTTGCAGGTGCAGCAGTTTAGAAACAATCAAGTCGCCCCTCTGGTTGAAGGAAGTGTGCTTGCGGTTGGCGATCGATTGTTAGGTCAGGTTGATGGCACAGGGTCACGGGTGAGGAGTTTGACCTATCGGATGGATGAGCAGTCCACAGAAACTCCGATTCCGGTTTCGACGGACGGATTATTCAATGAGGTCTTAACGGCGAGGGGATTGGCTCCTGGAAGGCATCGGTTGACACTAACAGCAATTGATGCGGCAGGCAATCAAAGAATTGTTTCTTATCCAGTCATCACAGGTTCGACGTCTAATCAGCAGCGCTCAGCCAATCAGTTGTTGATCAAACTGCTTCAAATTACCGGAAGTAACCGGAAGTTGGCTTGGACGAAACAACCAGATATTGTCGGCTATGTCGTGGGTTCCGAGAAGATTACACATCTGGAAGGACGATTGTTGCCGCGTTTGATTAGTGAAGCTCCAGGCAAACGGCAAGGGACTCAAGCGTTGGCAGATAACCACATCCTATTCCAGGATATGACTGCACTGTTGCAACCCAATGGAACATTTTGGTTGAAGGAGAACTTCCTGCGGACGATCGATTATGCCA is part of the Kovacikia minuta CCNUW1 genome and encodes:
- a CDS encoding Ig-like domain-containing protein, whose amino-acid sequence is MSIFCNPASRLGSTASNRSSLLLGLMGWGMFSLGLLGNPEPGISQNVQVARTRGRQLQPQRVELPAPTVEGAKRINPYTAEIVTQNQTLTLSGTAPAGTTLKLRFYAQRRRQELQPVVQPDGSWSIPLTVPLPEGRNELYLSATALKDNHRSSGLQLVIVVDRTLPTLQVQQFRNNQVAPLVEGSVLAVGDRLLGQVDGTGSRVRSLTYRMDEQSTETPIPVSTDGLFNEVLTARGLAPGRHRLTLTAIDAAGNQRIVSYPVITGSTSNQQRSANQLLIKLLQITGSNRKLAWTKQPDIVGYVVGSEKITHLEGRLLPRLISEAPGKRQGTQALADNHILFQDMTALLQPNGTFWLKENFLRTIDYANLDDGPYTLELRGQTADTAQFSQRLEFVLDRTSPEIQLSNIDGIAWDWGTRLQGSVHENLSEVQVDYQFVREKDRAVTSRGAFKVQGRRIDLLLPEFVKTNRMLEEEETYYLLLNAHDLAGNVESLKYTFFIPGDRRVIDDDVLTPAQLQELERRRRR
- a CDS encoding pentapeptide repeat-containing protein, with the translated sequence MSNDPSQQTPPNVPGSLLDGSVPPATTGGVSASPDGGGQIPPPDASASVATKGVSGGAKPELPPPLTEQAVKAKVQQIRMQRLRKAEKPTPEEDWERAIYELQLTRWQKFCQWTGLGEKNGWDVAQLLTVPIMLALVTAGLGEYAKSREQQQQKADKEKAQTLADDKAKQDTLVKYLDQMAGSFKDGLLKAKYGDDKFIVAQSRTVLVLQSLDRKRQQLVIQFLNASDLKQVGDDEDTKKFLEKLDPSNRHKLPKNVRLGLLYQAQMVKANLANSDLSGATLIRANLEGANLGCNPLDTKELEHCSDLSWIDFRGAKLIRANLNGADLSRADLSRADLQNANLNGADFSGANLQGAWFDRANLRNAILLRTDLASAKELTLKQLTGKDAPLLCNVRFPDYITGIDSYRDCDRIAQEFVKLDPKTFPDLQSAQNDVNEWRQWKFD
- a CDS encoding transposase DNA-binding-containing protein, with protein sequence MKSHPFSDFRHGQRLRETVRLLAEQPEASVPQAGGSASKSQSIYRFWTNERVQPTQILASHRGSVVERANAAAVVLAIQDTTDLNFSGLQQTSGLGFINQSQQQGIKVHSCFAVSGSGAPLGLLHQHTWTRAERTGKRGDRRKKATREKESQRWLDTLTAAEQGLDESVCIVHVGDREADIYDLFVQPRRSNSQLLIRAAECVNKNETT